A genomic region of Aureimonas populi contains the following coding sequences:
- a CDS encoding peptidoglycan-binding domain-containing protein, which yields MPARRTTSKRQPQPTVAQRSLAVAGGALGALGGIVAAAGLGVVSLVAARPLAFLGSAAFLTLSGVVASNALFGQGGAHPQPMLATRAVELVNTAGAAPAAVEPWRPVNDPRIMTVPLVRDVQVLLAEAGYYQAEIDGRPGQATDRAIRAFQAERGLRVDGMATPLLLTQIRQMTTDAPSPQTRPDGEQYASLEELMSDVTTGGIAPGAGSDRELVRRIQTALNETAVAELKADGIMGAQTRAAIRAFQELEGMEVTGEPSPELLTRLSELTAGN from the coding sequence ATGCCCGCAAGAAGAACCACATCCAAGCGCCAGCCCCAGCCGACCGTCGCACAGCGTAGCCTCGCCGTCGCGGGCGGGGCGCTGGGCGCACTCGGCGGTATCGTCGCGGCGGCGGGCCTGGGCGTCGTCTCGCTCGTGGCGGCCCGACCGCTCGCCTTCCTCGGCTCGGCGGCGTTCCTGACGCTGAGCGGCGTCGTGGCCTCCAACGCCCTGTTCGGGCAGGGGGGCGCACACCCGCAGCCGATGCTGGCGACGCGCGCGGTGGAGCTGGTGAACACGGCCGGCGCCGCGCCGGCGGCGGTGGAGCCGTGGCGCCCCGTCAACGACCCGCGCATCATGACCGTGCCGCTGGTGCGCGACGTGCAGGTGCTGCTGGCGGAGGCCGGCTATTACCAGGCTGAGATCGACGGGCGGCCGGGGCAGGCCACCGACCGGGCCATCCGCGCCTTCCAGGCCGAGCGGGGCCTGCGCGTGGACGGCATGGCGACACCGCTTCTGCTGACGCAGATCCGGCAGATGACCACCGATGCGCCGAGCCCCCAGACGCGGCCGGACGGCGAGCAATATGCCAGCCTCGAAGAACTGATGAGCGACGTGACGACGGGCGGAATCGCGCCCGGCGCCGGCAGCGACCGCGAACTGGTGCGGCGCATCCAGACCGCGCTGAACGAGACCGCCGTGGCCGAGCTGAAGGCGGACGGCATCATGGGCGCGCAGACGCGCGCGGCGATCCGCGCCTTCCAGGAGCTGGAGGGCATGGAGGTGACGGGCGAGCCTTCGCCCGAGCTGCTGACGCGGCTTTCGGAGCTGACCGCTGGCAACTGA
- a CDS encoding sensor histidine kinase — protein sequence MKEARREEGRGAGGNRALARAVAHAFDGLVCAAVETPAERQGQARVLAGLVGSGLVCAALSPLGAFSGAGLGTILAPMAAGGLFLSGAAALSATGRLGPVLAGMFATLGGLGGLGLASGGPAAVAGGLALGASAVGGAVLAARHARRRRAERAAGSGERERENASLPALLSGPLLRFDAEGRPLPADGNHALPLDRIHMHDRLAFLHAFADLRRGSEAARAELRLLPGEESEQVILLSLAPVRDGAGVLTHVVGTARDITQERCAEARLETTLKAAQDASEAKSRFLANISHELRTPLNAIIGFTDILEKEYFGGFESPRQKEYVELIGRSGEHLLQVVNGLLDISKIEAGRYEIAPERFSLREAMESAGAMVKAEAERKGLMLILQEPDKGAEIHADPRAFHQILLNLLSNAVKFTEEGSVRLSARIEGGRQLVVVEDTGIGIAQADLTRIAEPFVQLGRDRPGAQPGTGLGLSLVKGLCELHGGRLTIESRPGIGTTASVSIPIDCADASPGVPEKIVSLTDARKKNHIQAPAPADRRTA from the coding sequence ATGAAGGAAGCGAGGCGCGAGGAGGGAAGGGGCGCGGGCGGGAACCGCGCGCTTGCGCGCGCCGTCGCCCATGCCTTCGACGGCCTCGTCTGCGCCGCCGTCGAGACGCCCGCGGAGCGGCAGGGGCAGGCCAGGGTGCTTGCCGGGCTCGTCGGCTCCGGCCTCGTCTGCGCCGCCCTTTCGCCGCTCGGGGCCTTCTCCGGGGCGGGGCTGGGCACCATCCTCGCGCCGATGGCGGCCGGGGGACTGTTTCTTTCCGGCGCGGCGGCGCTTTCGGCCACCGGCCGCCTCGGGCCGGTTCTGGCCGGCATGTTCGCCACGCTGGGCGGCCTGGGCGGCCTGGGCCTTGCCTCCGGCGGGCCGGCGGCGGTCGCCGGCGGGCTCGCGCTCGGCGCATCTGCCGTGGGGGGCGCGGTTCTGGCCGCACGCCATGCCCGGCGCCGCCGGGCCGAACGTGCGGCGGGCAGCGGCGAGCGCGAGCGCGAGAACGCCAGCCTTCCCGCGCTTCTTTCCGGCCCGCTCCTGCGATTCGACGCGGAGGGGCGGCCGCTGCCGGCCGACGGCAACCACGCGCTGCCGCTCGATCGCATCCACATGCACGACCGGCTCGCCTTCCTCCACGCCTTCGCCGACCTCCGGCGCGGCAGCGAGGCCGCGCGGGCCGAGCTTCGGCTGCTGCCGGGCGAGGAGAGCGAGCAGGTGATCCTCCTGTCGCTCGCCCCGGTGCGCGACGGAGCCGGCGTGCTGACCCACGTGGTGGGAACCGCGCGCGACATCACACAGGAGCGCTGCGCGGAGGCGCGGCTGGAAACGACGCTGAAGGCCGCGCAGGACGCTTCGGAGGCCAAGAGCCGGTTCCTGGCCAATATCAGCCACGAGCTGCGCACGCCGCTCAACGCCATCATCGGCTTCACCGACATTCTGGAGAAGGAATATTTCGGCGGTTTCGAGAGTCCGCGCCAGAAGGAATATGTCGAGTTGATAGGGCGTTCGGGCGAACACCTCCTGCAAGTTGTGAACGGATTGCTCGACATTTCCAAGATCGAGGCCGGACGCTACGAGATCGCGCCCGAGCGCTTCTCCCTGCGGGAGGCGATGGAAAGCGCCGGGGCGATGGTGAAGGCGGAGGCCGAGCGAAAGGGCCTGATGCTCATCCTGCAGGAACCCGACAAGGGGGCCGAAATCCATGCGGACCCGCGCGCCTTCCACCAGATTCTCCTGAACCTGTTGTCCAATGCGGTGAAGTTCACCGAGGAGGGCAGCGTGCGGCTTTCGGCGCGGATCGAAGGGGGCAGGCAGTTGGTGGTGGTAGAGGATACCGGCATCGGCATCGCGCAGGCCGACCTGACGCGCATCGCAGAACCGTTCGTGCAGCTCGGCCGGGACCGTCCGGGCGCGCAGCCCGGCACCGGGCTCGGCCTGTCGCTGGTGAAGGGGCTCTGCGAGCTTCACGGCGGCCGGCTCACGATCGAGAGCCGCCCCGGAATCGGCACCACCGCCAGCGTCTCCATCCCCATCGATTGCGCCGACGCCTCTCCCGGTGTCCCCGAAAAGATCGTAAGCTTGACCGATGCCCGCAAGAAGAACCACATCCAAGCGCCAGCCCCAGCCGACCGTCGCACAGCGTAG
- a CDS encoding DUF6456 domain-containing protein — MTQAGYNLDESPLARLATRRGREASAFLSEAEAMAGERLRADFTRAQLTPSVSQSWEWSPRGQGGRNGAGDLSDSALDARRRLDRALEAVGPELSGLLLDICCFLKGLETVERERRWPARSAKLVLKMGLAGLARHYGFERRAAPEGRIRRWGTPDSKPRVL, encoded by the coding sequence ATGACGCAGGCAGGCTACAATCTCGACGAATCCCCGCTGGCGCGCCTGGCCACACGGCGCGGGCGCGAGGCATCCGCCTTCCTCAGCGAAGCCGAAGCGATGGCCGGGGAGCGGCTGCGGGCGGACTTCACGCGCGCGCAGCTCACGCCGTCGGTTTCCCAGAGCTGGGAATGGAGCCCGCGCGGGCAGGGCGGGCGGAACGGGGCGGGAGACCTCTCCGACTCGGCGCTCGACGCGCGCCGGCGGCTGGACCGAGCGCTGGAGGCGGTGGGGCCGGAACTGTCCGGCCTCCTCCTCGACATCTGCTGCTTCCTCAAGGGTCTGGAAACGGTGGAGCGCGAGCGGCGCTGGCCGGCGCGCTCGGCCAAGCTCGTGCTCAAGATGGGGCTGGCCGGCCTTGCCCGCCATTACGGGTTCGAGCGCCGCGCCGCCCCGGAAGGGCGCATCCGCCGCTGGGGCACGCCTGATTCCAAGCCGCGCGTGCTCTAG
- a CDS encoding winged helix-turn-helix domain-containing protein, protein MTAHDTESTPRAQNGLGGVPRLRLVFGPQAIIGPGRAELLERVARTGSLAAAGREMRMSYKRAWSLVEELNRTFDTPLVELSRGGAAHGGAVLTPLGAEIVERYRRMQALSEAAIAPDLKALAARLAPRADGA, encoded by the coding sequence ATGACGGCCCATGACACGGAATCGACGCCCCGCGCGCAGAACGGCCTTGGCGGCGTGCCGCGCCTTCGCCTCGTCTTCGGCCCGCAGGCCATTATCGGACCGGGGCGGGCGGAGCTTCTGGAACGGGTGGCGCGCACGGGCTCGCTGGCGGCGGCGGGGCGCGAGATGCGCATGAGCTACAAGCGCGCCTGGTCGCTGGTGGAGGAGCTGAACCGCACCTTCGATACGCCGCTGGTTGAGCTTTCGCGCGGCGGGGCGGCGCATGGCGGCGCGGTGCTGACGCCGCTGGGCGCGGAGATCGTCGAGCGCTACCGGCGGATGCAGGCGCTGAGCGAGGCGGCCATCGCGCCCGACCTCAAGGCGCTGGCGGCCCGGCTCGCGCCGCGCGCCGACGGGGCCTGA
- a CDS encoding DUF1214 domain-containing protein, whose amino-acid sequence MRFLFLALFAATLSIGLGGWSAAVMLARFEGAGAVDVGPWQANRLAGSPQADPYSKARLARDGNLTLGLAEGIAFRARADSAGLELRRECTYRVAGGLPPARVWTLSAFTPDGATIVPAEGRPPWLVSSDLMRDDANGAEILVSGLAQPGNWLALEGGGPFVLALTIYDTPASTSGGASELAMPGIERLGCSVDG is encoded by the coding sequence ATGCGTTTCCTGTTCCTCGCCCTTTTCGCCGCAACGCTCTCGATCGGTCTCGGCGGTTGGTCGGCGGCGGTCATGCTGGCCCGCTTCGAGGGGGCCGGCGCCGTCGATGTCGGGCCGTGGCAGGCCAACCGCCTCGCCGGCTCACCGCAGGCGGACCCCTATTCCAAGGCGCGGCTGGCGCGCGACGGCAATCTCACGCTGGGTCTGGCCGAGGGCATCGCCTTTCGCGCGCGGGCCGATTCGGCCGGCCTGGAGCTGCGGCGCGAATGCACCTATCGCGTAGCCGGCGGCCTGCCGCCCGCCCGCGTCTGGACACTGTCCGCCTTCACGCCGGACGGCGCCACCATCGTCCCCGCCGAGGGCCGCCCTCCCTGGCTGGTCTCCAGCGACCTGATGCGCGACGACGCGAACGGTGCGGAGATCCTCGTGAGCGGCCTCGCGCAGCCGGGCAACTGGCTGGCGCTGGAGGGCGGCGGCCCCTTCGTGCTGGCCCTCACCATCTACGATACGCCCGCCTCCACCTCCGGCGGCGCGTCCGAGCTGGCCATGCCGGGCATAGAGCGGCTGGGGTGCTCCGTAGATGGGTAA
- a CDS encoding DUF1254 domain-containing protein, translating into MGKVLLALLVGLVGAAIVHIAVILAMPRVAEDNAWARLSRVTSPFQAAVIWEGGGLPAAGPMRARFAFMDPAFITSACRFPLADGPVHLEAGEAAGFWSASLYARSGDNLYSINERLAPDGQLDLVVGTAAQLEDARAEGLLGDDGAIPIGVEASELYLTLRVLAPTASERPFAERFARSLSCIPVEPAAAAPLAEAD; encoded by the coding sequence ATGGGTAAGGTCCTGCTCGCGCTCCTGGTCGGCCTGGTCGGCGCGGCCATCGTGCATATCGCGGTGATCCTGGCCATGCCGCGCGTGGCGGAGGACAACGCCTGGGCGCGGCTCTCGCGGGTCACCTCGCCCTTTCAGGCAGCCGTGATCTGGGAGGGCGGCGGCCTTCCGGCCGCCGGTCCGATGCGCGCCCGCTTCGCCTTCATGGACCCCGCCTTCATCACCTCGGCCTGCCGCTTCCCGCTCGCGGACGGGCCGGTGCATCTGGAGGCGGGCGAAGCGGCCGGCTTCTGGTCGGCCTCGCTCTATGCGCGCAGCGGCGACAATCTCTACAGCATCAACGAGCGGCTCGCGCCGGACGGGCAGCTCGACCTCGTCGTCGGCACCGCCGCGCAACTGGAAGACGCGCGCGCCGAAGGCCTGCTTGGCGATGACGGCGCCATTCCCATCGGCGTCGAGGCGAGCGAGCTCTACCTCACCCTGCGCGTCCTTGCCCCGACCGCCAGCGAACGCCCCTTCGCGGAACGCTTCGCGCGCTCCCTCTCCTGCATACCGGTCGAGCCGGCAGCCGCCGCGCCCCTTGCCGAGGCGGACTAA
- a CDS encoding SufE family protein, with protein sequence MRRIEDIESDFEFLDDWEDRYRYLIELGRELPALPPEAMTEESKVRGCASQVWLVSRADGETPPHITFAGQSDAHIVRGLVAIALALFSGRTAPQIVETDAEAVFARLGLQDHLSPQRSNGLRSMVARIKEEARQAMAAA encoded by the coding sequence ATGAGACGCATCGAGGACATCGAGAGCGACTTCGAGTTTCTCGACGACTGGGAAGACCGCTATCGCTATCTCATCGAGCTGGGCCGGGAGCTTCCCGCCTTGCCGCCCGAGGCGATGACGGAGGAAAGCAAGGTGCGCGGCTGCGCCAGCCAGGTCTGGCTCGTCAGCCGGGCGGATGGCGAGACGCCGCCCCACATCACCTTCGCCGGCCAGTCGGACGCGCATATCGTGCGCGGCCTCGTGGCCATCGCGCTCGCCCTCTTTTCCGGCCGCACCGCCCCGCAGATCGTGGAGACGGACGCCGAGGCCGTCTTCGCGCGCCTCGGCCTTCAGGACCACCTCTCCCCGCAGCGCTCCAACGGCCTGCGCTCCATGGTGGCGCGCATCAAGGAAGAGGCCCGACAGGCCATGGCGGCGGCCTAG
- a CDS encoding DUF5330 domain-containing protein, whose amino-acid sequence MRFLLKMGFWLALIAFFLPSGGGEASRPDVNYFSAFLGAQEALSDMRGFCERSPTACAAGREVGSFVAARVGDGLAYAYRVAQGQMREEPSILASLDGAPQASLAAQPAPRIAVAASPDPMETAAVAAERVRKAAGLPPFGAPPARAAEAAPVSLADAPLPPAPARLAVPTAAPRP is encoded by the coding sequence ATGCGTTTCCTTCTCAAGATGGGCTTCTGGCTCGCGCTCATCGCCTTCTTCCTCCCCTCGGGCGGCGGGGAGGCAAGTCGGCCGGACGTGAACTATTTTTCCGCCTTCCTCGGCGCTCAGGAGGCGCTTTCCGACATGAGAGGCTTCTGCGAGCGGTCCCCCACCGCCTGCGCGGCGGGTCGGGAGGTCGGCTCCTTCGTGGCGGCGCGCGTCGGCGACGGGCTCGCCTATGCCTATCGCGTCGCGCAGGGCCAGATGCGCGAGGAGCCCTCCATCCTCGCCTCGTTGGATGGCGCGCCGCAGGCCAGCCTCGCCGCGCAGCCCGCCCCCCGTATCGCCGTGGCCGCCTCGCCCGATCCGATGGAGACCGCCGCCGTCGCGGCCGAGCGCGTGCGCAAGGCGGCCGGCCTTCCGCCCTTCGGCGCGCCCCCCGCGCGGGCCGCCGAGGCCGCGCCGGTCTCGCTCGCGGATGCGCCCTTGCCGCCCGCGCCCGCCCGCCTCGCCGTGCCCACCGCCGCTCCGCGCCCCTGA
- a CDS encoding transglycosylase domain-containing protein has product MSKLLPSAKGFRRHRPSRLIELDAWLDSSLWRFFHSFSGLWESITIFSRRFRTRGFNRVMVELSGEALTLGLAGIVVLLALAQPAMRHTAAGLPEQTDYSVLFLDRHGNEIGRRGVLRSDAVPIDELPDQFVKAVLATEDRRFFEHWGIDFIGLGRALSQNARAGGVVQGGSTLTQQLAKNLYLTNERSLDRKINEAFIALWLETNLSKRQILGMYLDRAYMGGGTFGAAAAAEFYFGKNIRDVNLAESAMLAGLFKAPANYAPHINLPAARARANVVLSAMVDSGFMTEGQVVTARRSPANAIDRTGIVSPDYFLDFAFEEVQRIARPMTRRNFIAQTSIDMGLQRLADESIDYHLRQFGRSYAVEESAMVVLDDEGGVVALVGGRDYGLSQFNRATRALRQPGSSFKPFIYAAYMEEGHEPNEVVVDGPVSIAGWSPQNYGRSFAGRVSLTDALARSINTIPVKLSQAIGMRKVVEVAKAMGVESNLRGDKTMALGTSEVTVLDQATGYAVFPAGGLESRRHTILSLQDTNGEVVWTAARDLPPRRRVLSQKAADAMNQMMVTIPERGTARRAALTMTRAAGKTGTTQGYRDAWFVGYTGNFTAAVWYGNDSFRPTNNLTGGSLPAMTWQRFMEAAHQGIELRPIPGIENPLPAPGQTPVAAAGEDDTPRLTRPASLTAATQRVLGDIAGAMAAARRAAPEELASAGALPAPDRAAR; this is encoded by the coding sequence GTGTCCAAACTGCTTCCCTCCGCAAAGGGCTTCCGCCGCCACCGTCCCTCGCGGCTGATCGAGCTGGATGCATGGCTGGATTCCAGCCTGTGGCGCTTCTTTCACAGCTTTTCGGGCCTCTGGGAATCGATCACCATCTTCTCCCGCCGCTTTCGCACGCGCGGCTTCAACCGGGTCATGGTGGAATTGTCGGGCGAGGCGCTGACGCTGGGGCTCGCGGGCATCGTCGTCCTCCTCGCGCTGGCCCAGCCGGCCATGCGCCACACCGCCGCCGGCCTGCCGGAGCAGACCGACTACTCCGTCCTCTTCCTCGACAGGCACGGCAACGAGATCGGCCGTCGCGGCGTGCTGCGCTCCGACGCGGTGCCCATCGACGAGTTGCCCGACCAGTTCGTCAAGGCGGTGCTGGCCACGGAGGATCGCCGCTTCTTCGAGCATTGGGGCATCGACTTCATCGGCCTCGGCCGCGCGCTCAGCCAGAATGCGCGCGCCGGCGGCGTGGTGCAGGGCGGCTCCACCCTCACCCAGCAGCTCGCCAAGAATCTCTACCTCACCAACGAGCGCTCGCTCGACCGCAAGATCAACGAGGCCTTCATCGCGCTCTGGCTGGAGACCAACCTTTCCAAGCGGCAGATCCTCGGCATGTATCTGGACCGCGCCTATATGGGCGGCGGCACCTTCGGCGCGGCGGCGGCGGCCGAGTTCTATTTCGGCAAGAACATCCGCGACGTGAACCTTGCGGAGTCGGCCATGCTGGCGGGGCTGTTCAAGGCCCCCGCCAACTACGCCCCCCACATCAACCTGCCGGCGGCGCGCGCGCGCGCCAACGTGGTTCTCTCCGCCATGGTGGATTCGGGCTTCATGACGGAGGGGCAGGTCGTCACCGCCCGCCGCAGCCCGGCCAACGCCATCGACCGCACCGGCATCGTCTCGCCCGACTATTTCCTAGACTTCGCCTTCGAGGAGGTGCAGCGCATCGCCCGCCCGATGACGCGGCGCAACTTCATCGCCCAGACCTCCATCGACATGGGCCTCCAGCGCCTCGCCGACGAGTCCATCGACTACCATCTGCGCCAGTTCGGCCGCTCCTACGCGGTGGAGGAGAGCGCCATGGTCGTGCTGGACGACGAGGGCGGCGTGGTGGCGCTGGTGGGCGGGCGCGATTACGGCCTGTCGCAGTTCAACCGCGCCACCCGCGCGCTGCGCCAGCCCGGCTCCTCCTTCAAGCCCTTCATCTACGCGGCCTATATGGAGGAGGGGCACGAGCCGAACGAGGTGGTCGTGGACGGCCCGGTCTCCATCGCCGGCTGGTCGCCGCAGAATTACGGCCGCTCCTTCGCCGGCCGCGTCTCCCTCACCGACGCGCTGGCCCGCTCCATCAACACCATTCCCGTCAAGCTCTCGCAGGCCATCGGCATGCGAAAGGTGGTGGAGGTGGCCAAGGCGATGGGCGTGGAAAGCAATCTTCGGGGCGACAAGACCATGGCGCTCGGCACCAGCGAGGTCACGGTGCTGGATCAGGCCACGGGCTACGCGGTGTTTCCCGCCGGCGGCCTCGAATCGCGCCGCCACACCATTCTCTCATTGCAGGACACCAACGGCGAGGTGGTGTGGACGGCGGCGCGCGACCTTCCGCCCCGCCGCCGCGTCCTCAGCCAGAAGGCCGCGGACGCGATGAACCAGATGATGGTGACGATTCCCGAGCGCGGCACCGCCCGCCGCGCCGCTCTCACCATGACGCGCGCCGCCGGCAAGACGGGCACCACCCAGGGCTACCGCGATGCGTGGTTCGTCGGCTACACGGGCAATTTCACCGCCGCCGTCTGGTACGGCAACGACAGTTTCCGCCCCACCAACAACCTCACCGGCGGCTCTCTGCCGGCCATGACGTGGCAGCGCTTCATGGAAGCGGCCCATCAGGGCATCGAGCTGCGGCCCATTCCGGGCATCGAGAACCCCCTGCCCGCGCCCGGCCAGACGCCCGTCGCGGCGGCCGGGGAGGACGATACGCCGCGCCTCACGCGTCCCGCCAGCCTCACCGCCGCCACGCAGCGTGTGCTTGGCGACATTGCGGGCGCCATGGCCGCCGCCCGCCGGGCAGCGCCCGAGGAGCTGGCCTCCGCAGGAGCCCTGCCCGCGCCCGACCGCGCCGCGCGCTGA
- a CDS encoding DUF1491 family protein, translating into MRVTSEFFVAALVRRVFADGGFAAVERRGAEAAGAIFVVQRQRDGSIALFGPAVQTMAGEDGRRFMREAAGDEEAMRFRFEREARFDPDFWVVEVETAEPERYLDLAAEE; encoded by the coding sequence ATGCGTGTGACGAGCGAGTTCTTCGTCGCCGCGCTGGTGCGCCGCGTCTTCGCCGATGGCGGGTTCGCCGCCGTGGAGCGACGGGGCGCCGAGGCGGCCGGGGCGATCTTCGTGGTGCAGCGCCAGCGGGACGGCTCGATCGCCCTGTTCGGCCCGGCCGTGCAGACGATGGCGGGCGAGGACGGCCGACGCTTCATGCGCGAGGCGGCGGGAGACGAGGAGGCGATGCGCTTTCGGTTCGAGCGCGAGGCCCGATTCGATCCCGATTTCTGGGTGGTGGAAGTGGAGACCGCCGAGCCCGAGCGCTACCTCGATCTCGCTGCGGAGGAGTAG
- a CDS encoding helix-turn-helix domain-containing protein, with protein sequence MAEDQEMHIEPQLRGTPAIRERRGPSAVVDDCRMAQAIASAFLDVAVERIASTRRETAPVATARHVAMYLAHVAMGHCVPLVGQAFGRDRTSVSYALHKIEDRRDDAAFDALLARMEGLAASYSALARARVRP encoded by the coding sequence ATGGCAGAGGATCAGGAGATGCACATAGAGCCCCAATTGCGCGGGACGCCTGCGATACGCGAGCGGCGCGGGCCTTCGGCGGTGGTGGACGACTGCCGGATGGCGCAGGCCATCGCGAGCGCCTTCCTGGACGTGGCGGTGGAGCGGATCGCCTCCACGCGGCGCGAGACGGCGCCCGTGGCCACGGCGCGGCATGTGGCCATGTATCTGGCCCATGTCGCGATGGGGCATTGCGTGCCCCTCGTGGGGCAGGCGTTCGGGCGGGACCGCACCAGCGTTTCCTACGCGCTCCACAAGATCGAGGACCGCCGCGACGACGCGGCCTTCGACGCGCTGCTGGCGCGCATGGAGGGGCTGGCCGCTTCCTACAGCGCCCTTGCGCGCGCAAGGGTGCGGCCATGA